From the genome of Hippoglossus stenolepis isolate QCI-W04-F060 chromosome 13, HSTE1.2, whole genome shotgun sequence:
tgaaagaagTGCATtgtaagaaaaagagaaacaagtaTGGCcctcagtggagcgcataccttcgccaaggcccaacagcccccttaaattcaatcaagcaccCAGTTCTCTGGGAGCTTGTTCCTCATGTGTGCAGCTTAAAAACTGaacgctgcttctccatgtttggTTTTTACTCAGAGGACAGAAAGCAGACTTCACAGGTCTAGTTGGTTCATAACGTAGCAGCAGATCAGTAATGTGTTATGGCCCTAAACCATGTAGGGCTTAATAAACCAACAGCAGGATTTCAAGGAAAATTCTTTGACAGACATGGAGCCAGTGGACAGATCTGAGCACTGGAGTGATGTGAGGACTCTGCAGTTTTGAACTTGAGCGTTGAACTTTAAAATCTTAAAGTTATTTTGCTGTTCGCATTCTTGAATCGGTGAATCGTTCTCGAGTCAAGCTTCACAAACTCGTGTATAATCCGAGAAGCACTTTGAGAAGATGCCAGTCAACTGACGTTTGTATTTAAAACCAGTGCAGTACCCCTCTGTATAATGTGTATGTGCGTAGCTAGCTTTACGATTTAGTGTGTTATGTAGTCATGGTGACGATCCACTcacagttgttgttgtggctTTCCAGTCTGTGTAATCTCcaccctctcttctctcacaaGGGCCCGTGGTGGATCTGTCTGCCCAGGGGATGCAGAAGCTGGATCCCAGTTTCACCTGCtctgacgacacacacactctcgtcCTGGACGGGAACCACATCATGAAACTGGACTATCTGGAGCGGAGCCCAGGCCTTCAGCAGGTAGTGACCACTTTGAAATGATGGCTGTTGTTACTCTTTGTTTAACAGAATTATAGCATAGTCATACAGGTTTCTTTATGTGAATACTGTCTAGTTTACTGATTGGACGTCCTGTGGTAATTCCCGgtcttttcctcttcagctgTCGGTGGCAGGAAACCGTCTGGTGAGAATGATGGGTGTGTCTCGGGTGACAGAGCTGAGAGTCCTCAATCTTCCCAACAACAGTATTGGGTATATCGAGGGGCTAAGAGATCTGCCTCACCTCCAGTGGCTCAACCTGTCGGGAAACCATATTAAGGTGAGTTAAAGAGAGATTCTCACACATTAACTCACAAATCATCATTTATCTAAAAATATGTAATTGCACCGATTAGTCGCAGCCCATTTGTTGATATGTTAAACCGACTgtacacatttcttttttttttacacaggtCATTGAACAACTCACCAACTGTGTTTCCCTGCAACACCTGGATCTGTCTGACAATAACATATCAACCATCGGTGATATCACGAAACTGGTGGCATTAAAGGTGGGTGCTGCAGCCATCTAGGTCAAAATCAAgcttaaataaaacaaagaactATTATTAAATCAGATTTCTGTACTGATTAATATTCTTTCAGACACTTTTACTCCATGGAAATAGCATCACAGCACTTCGCACTGTTCCTGCCCACCTGCCTGCCCATTTATCCATTCTCTCCCTGGCAGAAAACGAGATAAGAGATCTCAATGAGGTAATTGTCTTTTTCTCCGACTCGATACAGCAACAGTGATCTcccttttaaaatatatatatatatatataaatggcttgtattcattcacacatttatgtcattttcttttatttctgattGCTCCGTAGGTGTCATACCTGTCACCGCTGCATGAACTGGAGCAGCTGTCTATAATGAGCAACCCTTGTGTTATGGCGACCCCGTCATTGCCAGGGTTTGACTATCGGCCTTATATCATGAGTTGGTGCCTGAACCTAAAGGTCCTGGATGGCTACGTGGTGTCACAAAAAGAAGGGTGTGTACACGTCTGTGCTGCTACATTGTGGAGTAACAGAGAGTATCCACATGTTTGATTTGTCTTATGTCTCGTGTGTAATTGTCACAATTACAGTCTTAAAGCGGAGTGGCTGTACAGTCAAGGAAAAGGACGCTTGTATCGACCGGGTCAGCACGTGCAGCTCGTTCAGTACCTCACCACTGTTTGCCCTCTGACCTCATCACCAGCCTTGGAGACGGCAGAAGACGCCAAGCTGGAGAAGATCCTCAATAAGCAGAGGTATACTGTCAATCTGATCAGGCTTTTAGCACTGCATTTCTGATGAAGGAAAAATATTTACTCCAACGACCTTTTGTTgtgctgccatgttttttttcctttcaggtTTCACCAAAGGCAGCTGTTGGAGGAGACGCAGTGCAGCGGTCACAGTCCTCCTCGTCCAACTCATCTTGATGTGGAGATGCACAGTCCTCTAGTTGCCACACCACAGGAGGGAGCcagagaggtgaagaaaaacactgcagctggacCAGATGTTGCTCCATCAGTCTCAGAGTCAGGTGGGAGAGTTTTGACTTAATACTATGCTCGTCTCCAGGAAACTAATTGTTTTTATGAGTATATTTAATGCCGTTTGTGTTTAACTTCCAGAGCCAGTTGTGCAGGTCAACACTTGGGTGAGCGGTGATTCTTCCCACCCGTCACTGCCAACAGTTCGCTGCGCAAAGCTCAGAGAGGAGCACTTGTCTTTGGAGGATGTTCACACAGATGAGGATAAACTCAATGGCAGCATGCTTTCCTCAGACTCCACTTATCTCCCCTTCATGTCTGACGTGGAGTCACAAACGATCCAGTCCGACAGCGAGGACGAGACAGAGACATTCGAACCTGATTCCTTGGCCCTGAAGCGTCCAGC
Proteins encoded in this window:
- the cep97 gene encoding centrosomal protein of 97 kDa; this encodes MGVADLKFDTNAGPVVDLSAQGMQKLDPSFTCSDDTHTLVLDGNHIMKLDYLERSPGLQQLSVAGNRLVRMMGVSRVTELRVLNLPNNSIGYIEGLRDLPHLQWLNLSGNHIKVIEQLTNCVSLQHLDLSDNNISTIGDITKLVALKTLLLHGNSITALRTVPAHLPAHLSILSLAENEIRDLNEVSYLSPLHELEQLSIMSNPCVMATPSLPGFDYRPYIMSWCLNLKVLDGYVVSQKEGLKAEWLYSQGKGRLYRPGQHVQLVQYLTTVCPLTSSPALETAEDAKLEKILNKQRFHQRQLLEETQCSGHSPPRPTHLDVEMHSPLVATPQEGAREVKKNTAAGPDVAPSVSESEPVVQVNTWVSGDSSHPSLPTVRCAKLREEHLSLEDVHTDEDKLNGSMLSSDSTYLPFMSDVESQTIQSDSEDETETFEPDSLALKRPAQPKKHNTNEKNDSLPVDTQERKTREEEVISGEAATVLSPEIRISVAQNDLETSSDCVKVEMKEAPKQEDAGMCASQSSSMGAERAAVRIQSWWRGHYTRHCHHMAREVRSEIRLSRMQEHILFLSEKLDSAQKQYEEERLQRLVQEEAVKFLWKELQSMQQWKTSVEQQLADIAQAATLNQTSSPGLCKAATPVASSTTKPPSTDVSFPDSGFQSTSNQQATQEDSFLSSGTEDSLKTVRALSPVPSGFAGVDSADCSLLDQYLSSVQQRAEEAEEVEEVLSDRTAKPEASSPVSPGKTAQSPSTQQRAAEVQRTEGTSV